One Gemmatimonadota bacterium DNA window includes the following coding sequences:
- a CDS encoding nucleotidyltransferase, with protein MNNLSRHQQLSQIFEDLANEIAVPPSRYQEAKDRYDAVGAWLDADGSELAPYKPIIYPQGSFALGTAVRPIGSDEYDVDAVCQLQLSAVQVTQKQLKNLVGDRLKHPQSRYKDMIDPKEGGRRCWTIHYAESTKFHLDVLPAIPDDYRWLLELGVPPEWAESAICITDSKTWDVDPNWPRSNPKGYVAWFKSRMETRLYEAKYAHVKALRRDLDEAKYAHKMEIRAAVEEIEDFEVRTPLQELIQILKRHRDMRYNGDDDKPISIIITTLAAQAYNNEASIGEAILNVVPCMRSHIEYRNGVFWVPNPVNPQENFADKWAEKPRKAQLFFQWLNNLEQEYRELLTDAGFEKVGGYLVEAFGQRDGRATMAKFASRASQGAAAVVLTPSKSQQPTKPRIEVPSIPSRPWGV; from the coding sequence ATGAACAATCTATCTCGTCACCAGCAATTGAGTCAAATTTTTGAAGATCTCGCCAATGAGATCGCGGTACCGCCGTCTCGGTACCAGGAGGCCAAAGATCGCTATGACGCTGTCGGAGCATGGTTAGACGCGGATGGCTCTGAATTAGCCCCTTACAAACCCATCATTTACCCACAGGGATCATTTGCATTAGGCACCGCAGTACGACCTATCGGTAGTGATGAGTACGACGTAGATGCCGTGTGCCAACTACAACTCTCCGCCGTCCAGGTGACCCAGAAGCAGCTAAAGAATCTCGTGGGGGACCGTCTCAAGCATCCGCAGAGTCGTTACAAGGACATGATCGACCCCAAAGAAGGTGGGCGCCGCTGTTGGACGATTCATTACGCGGAAAGCACCAAGTTTCATCTCGATGTGCTCCCAGCCATCCCAGACGATTATCGCTGGCTTCTTGAATTAGGGGTTCCGCCGGAATGGGCAGAGAGTGCCATCTGCATAACTGATAGTAAGACTTGGGATGTTGACCCAAATTGGCCTCGGAGCAATCCAAAAGGCTATGTAGCGTGGTTCAAGAGTCGAATGGAGACGCGCCTCTACGAAGCCAAGTACGCCCATGTAAAGGCACTACGCAGAGACCTCGACGAGGCTAAGTACGCTCACAAAATGGAAATACGCGCAGCGGTAGAGGAAATTGAAGATTTCGAAGTACGAACTCCTCTTCAGGAACTCATCCAAATTCTCAAGCGTCACCGCGATATGCGCTACAATGGTGACGACGACAAACCCATCTCAATCATCATTACCACACTCGCGGCACAGGCTTATAATAACGAGGCCAGCATAGGGGAAGCGATACTGAATGTCGTTCCATGTATGCGTAGTCACATTGAGTATCGCAATGGTGTCTTTTGGGTGCCCAACCCGGTAAATCCACAGGAGAACTTCGCCGACAAGTGGGCTGAAAAGCCTCGGAAAGCCCAACTATTCTTCCAATGGCTGAATAATCTTGAACAGGAGTACCGGGAGCTTCTCACTGATGCAGGCTTCGAAAAAGTTGGAGGTTATTTGGTCGAAGCATTTGGTCAGCGAGATGGCAGGGCTACAATGGCGAAATTCGCATCACGGGCATCTCAGGGAGCTGCAGCGGTCGTGCTCACGCCGAGCAAATCCCAGCAGCCAACGAAACCGAGAATTGAGGTACCATCGATTCCAAGCAGACCTTGGGGAGTTTGA
- a CDS encoding N-6 DNA methylase produces MALSTTIKSIQDIMRKDVGVDGDAQRIGQLVWLLFLKIWDDREQELEMLEDHFRSPLIDVTWVEEGETRTAADLRWSAWAADPEGDTGDKLLTFVNDTLFPALKGMEVGSLAKDTRVLRRRLVRGVFEDAYQYMKSGTLLRQVINKIQSDIDFNDATNRHLFGNIYEQLLKDLQGAGNAGEYYTPRAVTQFAVDMINPRLGESILDPACGTGGFLSCAIEHIRRQDVKTPEQEMQLQESIQGIEKKPLPHLLCTTNMIVHGIDVPTGIQHKNSLSRPLHDIGMSDRVDVVLTNPPFGGMEEDGIEGNFPAQFRTRETADLFLILIVELLKPGGRAAVVLPDGTLFGEGVKTRLKKRLLTECELHTIVRLPNGVFAPYTSIKTNLLFFEKGRPTTEVWYYEHPYPEGYKSYSKTKPMRIEEFEPEKAWWDNRVENEFAWKVGIDEIRERDFNLDIANPNTVESSHGDPDELLALYEKERVAATKVRDQLKQALAEALERTA; encoded by the coding sequence ATGGCCCTATCCACCACTATCAAATCCATCCAAGACATCATGCGTAAGGATGTGGGCGTCGATGGCGACGCTCAGCGCATTGGTCAACTTGTCTGGCTGTTATTTCTCAAAATATGGGATGATCGAGAGCAGGAATTAGAGATGCTCGAAGACCATTTCAGGTCTCCTTTGATCGACGTAACCTGGGTGGAGGAAGGCGAGACCCGCACTGCTGCGGACTTGCGCTGGAGTGCCTGGGCCGCTGATCCGGAAGGTGACACTGGCGATAAACTGCTCACCTTTGTCAACGATACGCTATTTCCCGCGCTCAAGGGCATGGAGGTCGGATCGCTCGCAAAGGATACGCGGGTGCTTCGCCGCCGCCTGGTGCGCGGCGTTTTTGAGGATGCTTATCAGTACATGAAATCCGGCACCCTGCTGCGACAGGTCATCAACAAAATCCAATCCGACATCGACTTCAACGACGCCACGAATCGGCACTTATTCGGAAATATCTACGAGCAACTCCTCAAAGACCTCCAAGGAGCCGGGAACGCTGGTGAATATTACACGCCGAGGGCAGTGACCCAATTCGCGGTGGATATGATCAATCCCCGCCTCGGCGAATCCATTTTAGACCCGGCCTGTGGAACTGGTGGTTTTTTGTCGTGTGCCATTGAGCACATTCGCCGACAAGATGTAAAGACACCCGAACAAGAAATGCAACTACAAGAAAGTATTCAGGGCATAGAGAAGAAGCCCTTACCGCATTTGCTTTGTACCACCAACATGATTGTGCATGGCATTGACGTACCAACTGGCATTCAGCACAAAAACTCTCTGTCCCGGCCACTACACGATATCGGCATGAGTGACCGGGTCGATGTCGTGCTTACCAATCCGCCATTTGGCGGCATGGAGGAGGACGGCATTGAGGGCAACTTTCCAGCCCAGTTCCGCACCCGTGAGACCGCAGACCTGTTCCTGATATTGATCGTGGAGTTGCTCAAGCCTGGTGGCCGGGCCGCAGTGGTCCTGCCGGACGGTACTCTATTCGGTGAGGGCGTGAAGACCCGCTTGAAAAAACGCCTGCTCACCGAATGCGAGCTGCACACCATCGTGCGTCTGCCCAACGGAGTATTCGCACCGTACACCAGCATCAAAACCAACCTGCTGTTTTTCGAAAAAGGGAGACCGACCACTGAGGTTTGGTACTACGAGCATCCCTACCCGGAAGGCTACAAATCCTACTCCAAGACCAAACCAATGCGGATTGAAGAGTTTGAGCCTGAAAAGGCGTGGTGGGACAATCGGGTTGAAAACGAGTTCGCATGGAAAGTCGGCATTGACGAGATACGCGAGCGTGACTTTAACCTCGACATCGCCAACCCCAACACAGTTGAAAGCAGTCACGGTGATCCTGATGAACTGCTGGCATTGTACGAAAAGGAACGAGTAGCGGCGACCAAAGTAAGAGATCAACTAAAGCAGGCGTTGGCCGAGGCATTGGAGAGAACAGCATGA
- a CDS encoding helix-turn-helix transcriptional regulator: MERKKLAKPSEVFKDRLRSARENLRQMTQVDLARAIGLPPSSIAHFESGNRKPSFDNLHKIANALNVTTDYLVGRADDPNTTASADPIYRHVANLTDQNRRTAEDFLRFLAEQDRRQREGDHQ, translated from the coding sequence ATGGAAAGAAAAAAATTAGCTAAACCATCTGAGGTCTTCAAGGATCGCCTACGATCGGCGCGTGAGAATCTCCGTCAAATGACCCAGGTTGATCTCGCTAGAGCAATCGGTCTGCCGCCAAGTTCCATTGCTCATTTCGAGAGTGGTAATAGAAAGCCCTCGTTTGATAATCTGCACAAGATAGCCAACGCGCTAAACGTGACGACCGATTATCTCGTTGGTCGAGCGGATGATCCAAACACCACCGCGTCGGCCGATCCGATCTATCGGCACGTTGCGAATCTCACAGACCAGAACCGCCGAACCGCCGAGGACTTTCTCCGTTTTCTCGCTGAACAAGACCGGAGGCAACGCGAGGGCGATCATCAATGA
- a CDS encoding patatin-like phospholipase family protein produces the protein MSTPFYILSFDGGGFRGIFAAHILKRMEEEWQIDWQKQFGILAGASTGAILAAGLACNLTAAQLTKFYETHGRAIFTSRLRSRFDPFKLFTSRYSSRKLKELLEKELGDTLLGQVEIPLILPTVDIGNGCVHVLKSKYNNTFTRDCKVRVSDAVLASCSAPTYFDPVVIDDKYRLVDGGLWANNPSLVAAIDANYRLKIPLEDIRVLSIGTGKSKVFYPRSEDKFRDCLLRSWQGWGFVTRWKRSKFIDLILNLQSENAHNMLCLLFGESPLDSKQVLRLNFESDQPLPLDSVSKRDDWISVADHTFTHHSPKIAQFLSIKGAN, from the coding sequence ATGAGTACACCATTCTATATTTTATCTTTCGATGGCGGTGGATTCCGAGGAATTTTTGCAGCCCATATTCTAAAAAGAATGGAAGAGGAGTGGCAGATTGATTGGCAAAAACAATTTGGAATACTGGCAGGCGCCAGCACAGGTGCAATTCTGGCCGCTGGCTTAGCCTGTAATCTGACCGCAGCGCAGCTAACCAAGTTTTACGAGACCCATGGCAGAGCGATCTTCACCTCTCGTCTTCGATCACGTTTCGATCCATTTAAATTATTTACCAGTCGCTATTCGAGTCGGAAGCTCAAGGAACTCCTTGAGAAAGAACTGGGTGATACGCTCTTGGGGCAAGTTGAGATTCCCCTCATCCTGCCTACTGTTGACATTGGAAACGGATGTGTACATGTCCTTAAATCCAAGTATAACAATACATTTACGAGAGATTGTAAGGTACGCGTGTCGGATGCTGTTTTGGCATCCTGCTCTGCACCGACCTACTTCGATCCTGTAGTAATTGACGACAAATACCGACTTGTTGATGGGGGCCTCTGGGCCAACAATCCTTCTCTGGTGGCAGCTATTGACGCTAACTATCGACTTAAAATTCCACTCGAAGATATTAGAGTGCTCTCCATCGGCACCGGCAAAAGCAAAGTGTTCTATCCCCGGAGCGAAGACAAATTCAGAGACTGTTTACTTCGTAGCTGGCAAGGCTGGGGCTTTGTGACCCGCTGGAAACGAAGTAAGTTCATTGATCTGATCCTCAATCTCCAGTCAGAAAACGCCCACAACATGCTCTGTCTTTTGTTTGGTGAGAGTCCGCTTGATTCGAAGCAAGTTCTTCGTTTGAATTTTGAATCAGATCAGCCGTTGCCCTTGGACTCGGTGAGCAAGCGAGACGACTGGATTTCAGTTGCTGACCATACCTTCACCCACCACTCACCCAAAATTGCCCAATTCTTATCAATTAAAGGAGCAAATTGA
- a CDS encoding type II toxin-antitoxin system HicB family antitoxin has protein sequence MIRSFTLDFWIDDSWYVGKLREVSGVFSQGANLEELKINIKDAYDLMMAETTQRIDS, from the coding sequence ATGATTAGAAGTTTCACATTGGATTTTTGGATAGACGATAGTTGGTATGTTGGGAAACTACGTGAGGTTTCCGGTGTATTCAGTCAGGGTGCAAACCTGGAAGAATTAAAAATAAACATCAAAGACGCTTATGATCTAATGATGGCAGAAACAACGCAGAGGATAGATTCCTAA
- a CDS encoding helix-turn-helix domain-containing protein: MSSVFESIKQGLTEAIEHAAGKESEAVVHFPRTPDVKSIREQVGMTQTAFATTFGVSLSTLRRWERGERTPQGPARMLLHLVAHEPQAVLQALEKVR; this comes from the coding sequence ATGAGTAGCGTTTTTGAAAGCATCAAACAAGGATTAACAGAAGCAATTGAGCATGCGGCAGGCAAGGAAAGTGAGGCGGTTGTGCATTTCCCACGCACCCCTGATGTAAAATCCATACGGGAGCAAGTCGGGATGACGCAAACGGCCTTTGCAACTACGTTTGGCGTTAGCCTCAGTACGCTACGTCGCTGGGAGCGCGGTGAGCGCACCCCTCAGGGACCTGCACGGATGTTGCTACATTTGGTAGCCCACGAACCTCAAGCGGTTTTGCAGGCGTTGGAGAAAGTGCGTTGA
- a CDS encoding ImmA/IrrE family metallo-endopeptidase, with amino-acid sequence MRKVSSHRQKSLVRRAERLLQDENLLELPVDLEALSQTRGILIREMEADEEGVSGMLLRHGDTFGILYSTQIPNIGFQRFSIAHELGHYFIDGHLDQIPFDDNVHRSRADFVSNNYYEREADHFAAGLLMPITPVRRIIHRSPSGLGGIQAVQEETNASLTAAAIRYVGMTDEAVAIIVSSNGIVDYCFMSGTMKSLEGIDWLHKNTLVPSDTITESTWNKSEEEQREAYAEGEIDITAWFGGRRSVAAGEEVIGLGSYGRVLTVLTCHDLIDNDYIDEVSDEALEESWTPRFRR; translated from the coding sequence ATGAGGAAAGTATCCAGCCATCGTCAGAAGTCGCTGGTGCGAAGAGCTGAACGGTTACTCCAGGACGAAAACCTTTTGGAGTTGCCTGTTGACCTTGAGGCTCTGTCCCAGACCCGCGGAATATTAATTCGGGAGATGGAGGCAGACGAGGAGGGAGTATCGGGCATGCTCCTGCGCCATGGTGACACATTTGGGATCCTATATTCTACTCAAATTCCGAACATAGGATTTCAGCGATTCAGTATCGCCCACGAACTCGGTCACTACTTTATTGACGGTCATCTAGACCAAATTCCATTCGATGATAATGTGCATCGTTCACGGGCAGATTTCGTCTCCAATAATTATTACGAACGCGAAGCTGACCACTTCGCCGCCGGTCTCTTGATGCCGATTACACCCGTTCGCAGGATTATTCACAGGTCTCCCAGCGGTCTTGGCGGCATCCAAGCTGTTCAGGAGGAAACGAATGCCTCTCTCACGGCCGCAGCTATCCGCTATGTTGGAATGACAGACGAGGCTGTGGCCATCATTGTCAGTAGCAATGGAATCGTCGATTATTGTTTTATGTCCGGGACTATGAAGTCATTAGAGGGAATAGATTGGTTACATAAGAATACGCTGGTCCCCTCAGACACCATTACAGAGTCTACTTGGAACAAATCGGAAGAAGAGCAGCGCGAGGCTTATGCCGAAGGTGAGATCGATATCACGGCTTGGTTTGGTGGCCGCAGGTCAGTTGCAGCAGGGGAGGAAGTAATCGGACTCGGAAGCTATGGTCGAGTACTAACTGTTCTGACTTGTCATGATCTAATTGATAATGACTATATAGACGAGGTCTCTGACGAGGCATTGGAGGAGAGTTGGACACCTCGGTTTCGGCGTTAA
- a CDS encoding addiction module toxin RelE produces MHTVVELPEYMRQAKRLLSENDGQELINYLAEYPQAGIIMRGTGGIRKLRWSRTGTGKRGGVRVIYYYHNEQIPIYLLTLYSKGVKDDLTSSERRALRELVQTLIETERPHE; encoded by the coding sequence ATGCATACTGTAGTGGAATTACCTGAATACATGCGTCAGGCAAAACGGCTGCTATCGGAGAACGATGGTCAAGAGCTAATCAATTATCTGGCAGAGTACCCCCAAGCTGGGATTATCATGCGCGGTACAGGAGGAATCAGAAAGCTTCGTTGGTCACGCACGGGAACGGGTAAGCGCGGTGGTGTACGGGTTATCTACTACTACCATAATGAACAGATACCGATCTATCTCTTGACATTGTATAGCAAAGGAGTGAAAGACGATCTCACCTCCTCTGAGCGTCGTGCATTGCGAGAATTAGTCCAAACCTTAATCGAAACGGAGAGGCCCCATGAGTAG
- a CDS encoding restriction endonuclease subunit S: MTTKEFIEVFDTITEAPGGIDQLRELVLQLAVQGKLVPQDPNDEPASKLLKRIAAAKARTSRKGRVKVRKVVDPALTRLNYHLPSGWASAHLSDLTQVLNGRAYKKSELLLEGTPVLRVGNLFTSNQWYYSDLDLDKDKYCEEGDLIYAWSASFGPFIWRGPKVIYHYHIWKLSLFSEIDLRKQYLYNVLLQKTQDIKNAGHGISMVHLTKEKMEQLVVPLPPLAEQHRIVAKINELMGLIDRLENSRCSREAVRTAARNSALAALCNAATPAEVEAAWTRIAEQVEDLFTTPDDLTPLREAVLQLAVRGRLVPQDPGEEPAANLLRRAKTSKSREIIERKIRRNSEPELSESAGEVSSPTHWVWTHLYDFALVLGGKRLPAGASFSTENTGNIYIRVTDMKDGSISTENLQYISDDVRDRIAKYTIDREDLYITIAGTIGDVGEVPRHFHGQNLTENAAKIVFREVDKKFLLLVLRSGDVQEQFQEKIKQMAQPKLALKRISGARVPIPPLAEQHRIVAKVNELMGLIDQLEQHLSVSEKHNATFISAAVNYINTQDEKMLHQASDISFGASIVSK, encoded by the coding sequence ATGACGACGAAGGAGTTCATTGAGGTTTTTGATACGATTACAGAAGCCCCGGGGGGTATTGATCAATTGCGAGAGTTGGTACTTCAGCTTGCCGTGCAAGGGAAGCTTGTGCCGCAAGATCCGAATGACGAACCGGCGTCGAAATTGTTAAAACGGATTGCGGCGGCCAAAGCGCGAACATCAAGAAAGGGCCGAGTTAAGGTACGAAAGGTTGTGGACCCTGCGTTAACAAGGCTGAATTATCATTTACCAAGTGGCTGGGCCTCAGCACATCTTTCGGATCTTACCCAAGTACTCAACGGACGAGCCTATAAAAAAAGTGAACTTCTTCTGGAAGGAACGCCTGTCCTGCGTGTTGGCAACCTTTTCACATCAAATCAATGGTATTACTCGGACCTTGATCTCGATAAAGACAAATATTGCGAAGAAGGCGATTTAATCTATGCGTGGTCCGCATCATTTGGGCCGTTTATTTGGCGTGGGCCTAAAGTAATTTATCACTATCATATCTGGAAACTGTCGCTTTTTAGTGAAATCGATCTGAGGAAGCAGTATCTATACAATGTTCTTCTCCAGAAGACTCAGGACATCAAGAATGCAGGCCATGGTATTTCAATGGTCCACTTGACAAAGGAGAAAATGGAACAGTTGGTTGTTCCACTTCCACCTCTCGCTGAACAACACCGCATCGTAGCCAAGATCAATGAATTGATGGGGTTGATTGACCGGCTGGAGAATTCCCGATGTAGCCGAGAGGCCGTCCGCACCGCAGCCCGGAACTCAGCTCTCGCCGCGCTATGCAATGCCGCTACGCCCGCAGAAGTCGAGGCTGCATGGACACGCATTGCCGAGCAGGTAGAAGACTTGTTCACTACACCTGATGATTTGACGCCACTACGCGAAGCCGTACTTCAGCTTGCAGTGCGGGGGCGATTGGTCCCGCAGGATCCGGGTGAGGAACCGGCGGCGAATTTGCTGAGACGCGCTAAGACATCAAAGAGCCGGGAGATAATTGAGCGCAAGATTCGCAGGAATAGCGAGCCTGAATTGTCGGAATCGGCGGGGGAAGTCAGTTCTCCAACCCACTGGGTTTGGACACACCTCTATGATTTCGCTCTAGTACTTGGCGGAAAACGATTACCGGCTGGTGCGTCTTTTTCCACTGAGAATACCGGCAACATCTACATCCGCGTTACAGATATGAAAGACGGATCAATTTCGACTGAAAATCTCCAATACATCTCGGATGATGTGCGAGATCGAATTGCCAAGTACACTATTGATAGAGAGGACCTATACATCACGATCGCTGGAACTATTGGAGATGTCGGCGAGGTTCCGAGACATTTTCACGGTCAGAATCTGACGGAGAATGCGGCAAAGATCGTATTCCGTGAAGTGGACAAGAAGTTTCTTCTATTGGTTCTCCGCTCGGGTGATGTGCAAGAACAGTTTCAAGAAAAGATAAAGCAGATGGCCCAACCAAAACTGGCCCTGAAGCGTATCTCAGGTGCTCGCGTGCCAATTCCGCCTCTCGCCGAACAGCACCGTATCGTCGCGAAGGTCAATGAACTAATGGGGCTGATTGACCAGCTAGAGCAACACCTTAGCGTCAGCGAGAAACATAACGCGACCTTTATATCTGCTGCTGTCAATTATATAAATACTCAAGACGAAAAAATGCTGCATCAAGCGTCGGACATCTCTTTTGGAGCGTCAATTGTAAGTAAGTGA